The nucleotide window cccaTATACTATACTGTTTTGAAAGTTGTATAATtgatattcaaattattttgtttacaaAGCTTTACAGCTAGCAATTTTATCTGCAACTGCTGGAACCTCTACATTAACTATAAGGAgtgtttttcctttctttccagGCTAGAAAACTTCTTGTCTTTAGGTTTATTAACAGTTAACTATGTTAAAAACAATCACAATCATCTATTTCTGTTTTTTCACCTACAACCAGTCACTATTGGCATCAAGTTTTGAGGTGTTTGAGTAGACATGGTTTACTTTCTCTACTGCTATCTGAATAAATGATGAGCTATATTGGGTTGTGCAGTGACATACCTATGGCACAATATATCATCAACATGAATGCTTCATTGCCTGCATCTGACAAGTTCAttatacatatcttggataatACCCATATGTTTGTTCAACCTCATGTTGAGCAAATGATACGAAGTCAAATTGCCAAGTTTAGAGAGGACAATACATATGTCAAGCCTAATTGATTACTATGGCCTTTCTGTCCTCCCCGAATGGCTACAGTGAATAACATTCTGGAACATTTTGTGTTGATTGGTAGTTGATCTTTACTAAGACCGTTTCTTTGTATACAAAGTTCTCGCAGTTCGCATGGAAAAATGAAATGTGATTTGCTATTAATTGTTTTCCCTTTCTGAAACGCAAAAGGGCAACACAGCCAAGCGACACTTAAAAACAGAGGGGTCTCAAAACGCAAAAGAGAAATATAGCTTACCACTATAAGATCCAAATAAAAGACAAGACAGATTGCCCTCAAATACTCTTATTTCAAATTAAGCATTTAAAATCCCCAAAAGAACAAACTACTTTCTCATTCCTCCACAACAAACACgatcaaaatattttcttaaaatttatttcaataaattttactgATAAATGTATGTTATGAGTAAACTTTTTTGTGATCAagttttatttactttaaacTATTCAGTTAAACTGTTTTCTCAAACccattttaaattgaatttttaattatataaaaaaatattcatttttgtaatttgtGCAATGCACTGGTGTTTCAAACTTAAAATATacgtatatttaaaaaaaaaataaaaagagcattATTAACCATGGCAAATCAACGTATATTTGTAATACACAAACCAATATATGGATCGATCGTACAGGACATTCCAAATCAATCTATTGATCGTAAAGAATAACAGACAATACAGCCAACTACATTTGTGCTCTTGTGAGGGGAAGAGAAGGAACACCAAAATATTCTCGTTACATAATCCAAATACATGTGATATACAAAGAAACTTTAAGGCCATAAATTTATTGGGAATGTAAATATAAATCACATGCTTTGGAAAGCTTATCCTTTTAAAGCACCGCATATAATGCTTGTATCCTTACAGAAGAAGATCCTTTAGCATTTTCAGAACTCAATCAGTTAGGCTAGAAAGGAGCAACACGAGTGTTTCACTCTTACTTTTCATTTCCAATTTGTTTTTTGGCTAGATAACAGTTAAATCAAGGGTCAGCACTTATCCAATTGGAAGTCATGCTAGGCAGTGtagatataataataatctcAGCTCTTTGAATTCAATTTCTCCAAGAGGATCTTGTTAAGGAGACCTGGATTTGCCTTTCCTTTAGATAATTTCATTACCTGCATTTGGACGAACCAATATAATACCAACATATGTAGAGGGAACAAACATAAAAATCCTTCCATTTCTACATGTTCATACCTGGCCAGCAAAAAAACCTTGTAGCTTAGTTTTGCCTCCTCGATATTGCTCTACCTGTTTTGGATTGTCCGCAATAATTTTGTCCACCATTTTTTCAATCTCAACGGGATCTGCTATCTGCATTTCCAAAGGCACAGGCACATTCCAACATTTTTATTCATTCTCGGCTTCAAAAAATAATGCTAGAGGGGTAAGTGTGCAACCTCAAAGAAGAGTTTTCACGTTAAATGTTCAAACCAactcagttttttaaaaaaaaaaattaaaaactcagTAAATAACATCTCAAACATCACAAAATCCAAATAATCCAGTAGTGTTGTTAAATTTGCATTTAAACCCATACTAGCAACTTTATGCTTCAATATCAAAGAATTAAGTTGTCCTTTGCTGAATTCTGACTCACACACCACATGGTAAAAATTTGGGTAACAGTTGATCCTACAACTTACCTGAACCAAGTCCTTTTTTTCTATGAG belongs to Glycine soja cultivar W05 chromosome 5, ASM419377v2, whole genome shotgun sequence and includes:
- the LOC114413672 gene encoding general transcription and DNA repair factor IIH subunit TFB5-like isoform X2: MGLEKNFECLVWHGTESEKFFQSHHPLCLAGDSHQERQFTGRLYDMVNATKGVFISCDIPMAQYIINMNASLPASDKFIIHILDNTHMFVQPHVEQMIRSQIAKFREDNTYVKPN
- the LOC114413672 gene encoding uncharacterized protein LOC114413672 isoform X1 → MGLEKNFECLVWHGTESEKFFQSHHPLCLAGDSHQERQFTGRLYDMVNATKGVFISCFTASNFICNCWNLYINYKECFSFLSRLENFLSLGLLTVNYVKNNHNHLFLFFHLQPVTIGIKF